The DNA region GTGTATTATACATGTATGCATATTGTATACAAATCCTACTTTTGATTCCAAAAATATGCTGTGGTAACCGGCAATCAAAGGGATAAAACGATATGAACGTAGGGTGTGTTGACACTTGACGCCAAAACGGTAGCCAGCATGAGTTTTGTTTCTATTTCTATCACCTTCTTTATAGTTCCAACCTCTAATTCTAACGGTAACAAGTCCAATACCAACCGATTGCATCTCTCCatctttctttttctttcccaATCTATAAAAATTGCCTAGGACCTACCCTGTCTTATTCATCTTTTTGCCTCTTTTTTAGTACTACTTCTAATTACAATAGCTTTTTCATAAACAATTATTAAATCTCTTGCTTTTCTCTCTTCCCAAACTAAATAACTTCTTTTTTTTATCTTTTCCCTAGTTTTTTTAATCATTTTCCCCATACGGGTACTACCTCTTTAATCTCCCTTTTCTTTGTTCCCTTACTTGTTATTATTTTCTTTTACCATAATACGTAACTGTTTCTCTAAACATGATTAATCGGAAAGCCAGTTAACTCATTGGTTGTACCGTAATCCGAAACAGAAATTAAGACAATTAATACCGAATCAGACGGTGATTAACAGACAACACTACAGTTAACCGTAGCTATAGTATTTCCTATacatgcaaaaaaaaaaaaatcccaaattATATATTACTTGGAAATTGAAATTAAAACTAAATTTTGGTGTGTTATATTTTTATATtccaaaataaataaaaaatttatttacaaaaatatttttaaaattttagtagaacattaattatttttaaaaaaaaatatattacTAACTAATTTTAGTCACTTTCATAAAACATAGCAATAGTATATTAATAACAATATTACCGAtacaaaattttaaaattttcgTAAAGTAATCAGCTTAATCTTTGCGTAGTCATACATCCAAATTTTTTGAGAagattttattttgattatttcATTGATCTTATTAAAGATAACCCACGTTTCTAAATACTGATAATATTTTTTAACAAAAGTAAATTTGATTGAAGTGATTATAAAAGATATTATTTCTAAAAAAAGTCCCACCATCATAGGTTTGTAATATATcatttgtttaaaaaaattaactacatttattagtttagaaaaaaattaaaacaacttataatttaattttttacTCTCAAGTATTCAGACAAACAGTCCTGTCCCATATACCCGCTATACATACGTGTGTGTatgatatattttttttaattttaattttaattatttatatttgAATATATGTGAAATATGTAGTTAAATATGGTTTCAATTGTGTACAATATCTAAATATAAAAAGAGGAAGTAGTTAATTTTTATTCTAGTAACTTTTAAGTAGTTTTAAAAGACAAAACAGGAAAAGAAATACTTTcatcaataaaaataaaaataatattttttatttaaatataatttttaaaaatacaGCATGTaaaattttataataaaaaattatataaaaattaataataaCGATAAAAACTATTAAATAAATTCTACAATAAAATAAGAATAAAGATAATAAAACATAGACTATTCAAAATAAAAGATTTTCATTATGTATTGTTATAGATTATAGATaataattttatatatatatatatatatatatatatatatatatatatatatatatatatatatatatatatatatatatatattatatatatatatatatatatatatatatatatatatatatatatatatatatatatatatatatatatatatatatatatatatatgatgtaAAGTAAATTAAATTTATTGATAAGTAACTACATATTATATTATAGTATTTATTAATTAAATGTTGAACTAACTAATAAAGCAtgtatttttaattattataacTAAATTAAAGTATTGACTATAGGAAAATTGAGATTAAAAATGATAAATTATAAACGATTTGAAAGAATTTATAAATAATGTTGTAAATGATATAAAACTCTTATACActtattcaaaaaaaaaaaacctGCTCACAAAATAGACCATAAATAGTTAAATTTATCACACAAATACAATTATACAAGAGAACTTAAAAATAAAAGTATAATATTTCTGTTCACTATATACTTTTAAATCAAGTAAACAATAAATTCTCCTATTTTTACTAAatcattttaattatttttttaagaaattaattgaaatttgatacctctatttaattttttattagaAAGACGTTgaaaaaacaaacacaaaacatGTGAACTATTACATCAAAAATAGCAAGTTAATCTGCACAATTAAAAAATCATATCATTAATCACTCAAATAGAATTCGATGTATCCATTCAATCTTTTTATCAATGAATTCATACAAACAAAAATCGAATCTAATTTTTCTATATTAATGAAAATATAGTTGATTTATAGGTATATCTAATCTAATCAAATAAAAAGCAAATATTTGTATAAAAATTTATAAATTACAGTAATTTAAAAATTTAATGGTCGGCATAATCTCATAATCTCAAAGTTATTACACAACCTTCAATCACAAATCATAACATTCCCTTTCTAATTGTATCATAACCTCACTCGGTTTATAAACCACACACCCCACTCATTCCAAACCCACAAAAAAAAAGCGcttctcttcttctcttctcCAAAGAAGCAGAACAAAAAAAGTGCTTATCttcttctcttctcttctccaaagaagcagaagaagaagaaaaaaccATAATGgccaaagaaagagaaaaaaagCTCTTCATATCACTTTTTGGCAACTACGCCGCGGAACTTAAGCTCTTAATAACAACGCTTTTCCTTCTCTGCACCGTCGCTACTTTCCTTCAATTCATCCCTTCTCGTTTCACTATTTCAGCTTCTGATATTCGCTTTTGTATCTCACGAGTTACCCAAACACTCCCTAACACCACAGCCACAGCAAACAACATAACCGTAACGGAAAAGTTTGTTACCGTTACTGAACAGTTAGCTTCTGTTCCAAATCTACCTCCACCGCCTCCACCGTTAGTTAACAATGAACGTGTGCTTGAAAACGGGATTATCAAACGCGCTTTTAACCCTTACGGTTCTGTTGCTTATAACTTCGTCACCATGGGAGCTTATCGCGGTGGCGTAAACACTTTCGCCATTATCGGTATAGCTTCAAAGCCTCTTCATCTTTATAGTAAACCGACTTACGAGTGTGAGTGGATCTCCGCCGGCTCCGGTGGCGGAGATTCGAGAAAAATCACCACCGTTGCTTACAAGATGCTTCCTGACTGGGGCTACGGTCGTGTTTACACGGTTGTGATAATAAACTGTACCTTCTCGGAGCCGCTAAACACCGACAACACCGGCGGGAAGTTGATTCTCTACGCTTCAACTTCCGGCGGCGGTGACACAAGCTTAAACATCACCGACAGAATCGAAGTTCTTAACGAACCAAACGGAACGGTAGATTTTTCGATTTTCACTTCAAAGCCTAAGTATGATTATTTCTATTGTGGCTCATCGCTTTACGGGAACTTGAATCCACAAAGAGTTCGTGAATGGATTGCTTACCATGTGAAATTCTTTGGACCTAGTTCACATTTTGTGATTCATGATGCTGGTGGTGTTCATGCAGAGGTTTATGAAGTTTTGAAACCATGGATTGAACTTGGATATGTGACTCTACAAGATATTAGGGATCAAGAGAGATTCGATGGGTATTATCATAATCAGTTTATGGTTGTGAATGATTGTTTACATAGGTATAAATTTATGGGGAAATGGATGTTCTTCTTTGATGTTGATGAGTATATCTATGTTCCTCCTAAAAGTACGATTAAATCGGTGCTCAATTCGCTATCGGAATACTCTCAGTTTACAATTGAACAGATGCCAATGAATAACCAGCTTTGCCATTCTTCTGATTATGGAAAAACCTATAGGTACATTGTTCTCATTCTCTATCTTTTAACTTGATTATTTGTTGTTATGATTGTGCTGTGAAATTGATGCAGATTATGAACTGAATTTTTGTGTCGGTTATGGAATTAATTGGTTAAAATTTTCAAGATTTGTAGTGGATCTGTGTTGTGTTGTGTATTGTTAGAGTGTGATGTTATGAAGTGAATCAGTAATGGGGTTTGGTTAACATTTAATTTGGTAGTTCATTTAGAGGATGgaaatttgtttttttttattgtATAGTTATTTTGTTTTGTTGCTTAAATATTTTTGTAGATCTTGAGTGGTTGAAGATTGTTATTTTTCCTTGTGTGGGGGGTGGAGTGATTGATTGATTTATGTGGTATGTATTATTGCATACCACCTGTTTGGATTTTGTTATGGGCATTCTTCAGACAGGTCAATGTGGGGTCTTCTTTTGAACATTGTTCTAAGTTGATTAATAATTTCTTACTACTAATTTATTAGCTGGACAATTTTGGTAACTATTTAAATTAAGAAATTGGTCTTGTTTTGTTCAAGTCTTTAATGTGTTACCAAATATTCATAACTAGACTTCAATTATTCACAAGTTTTTTCATGTTGAGTTGGGTAAAGATTTTATAGTAGTAGCACTTTTCTACATCGTCTTAATTGTGGTAATTGAAAAAAGTATTGAGCATGCTATATGGTGATGATAATGTTCATGAGCATTTAGATTGGTGTCGGTCTTTATATACAAACTATTGCTTGCATGGTCCACTAGTGCAAAATTCACAGAGGCGTGTTGCATAGAGAGATGATGTTTTTTCTGAATTTTCACACATATACGAGTACATATTGATTTTGATCTTAGATTAGGACCCTTGAGTCGTTGCCTTTTCCAAAAGTATGGGTTGATCACGACATATTTATTTGTTGTGCACTCAAATCCTTTTGATTAATACTTATAATACCTGTTTACAATGTTCACAGTCCCATAACAATTCTTAAATCCAGCTGTAATCCGGATCCACACATACCGGTCCAAATTTAAGTTCTAtattttgaattatttttaaataaaaatttgtttttttttggTCCG from Lathyrus oleraceus cultivar Zhongwan6 chromosome 1, CAAS_Psat_ZW6_1.0, whole genome shotgun sequence includes:
- the LOC127138267 gene encoding galactan beta-1,4-galactosyltransferase GALS3 codes for the protein MAKEREKKLFISLFGNYAAELKLLITTLFLLCTVATFLQFIPSRFTISASDIRFCISRVTQTLPNTTATANNITVTEKFVTVTEQLASVPNLPPPPPPLVNNERVLENGIIKRAFNPYGSVAYNFVTMGAYRGGVNTFAIIGIASKPLHLYSKPTYECEWISAGSGGGDSRKITTVAYKMLPDWGYGRVYTVVIINCTFSEPLNTDNTGGKLILYASTSGGGDTSLNITDRIEVLNEPNGTVDFSIFTSKPKYDYFYCGSSLYGNLNPQRVREWIAYHVKFFGPSSHFVIHDAGGVHAEVYEVLKPWIELGYVTLQDIRDQERFDGYYHNQFMVVNDCLHRYKFMGKWMFFFDVDEYIYVPPKSTIKSVLNSLSEYSQFTIEQMPMNNQLCHSSDYGKTYRKWGIEKLVYKDVKKGIRRDRKYAVQPRRLFATGVHMSQNLDGKTTHNTEGRIKYFHYHGTIAQRRESCKVFLNSTETTYDKTPYGLDTTLRDIAGVIKKFELKMIGNRVQKTKL